CTATACGGCCTTGGTTGGTCAGGCGGGGGAGCAGGTGAACGGCATCTACGAGGCCGATTACCGTGATTTCAACCGCGACACCTATGTGCGGGGGCGGGAAACCTTTGATCGCACCTATGCGGAATTCAAGGAACTGTTGATCGGCTGCTGGTGGCGCGATGCAAATATGGGAGACGAACAGAATGGCTAAACGCAGAAGACTGATCGCCCCGGATGCCAGCGAATTGCAAGAGCTGGAGGAGGGTTTCGCGACGAAACCTTCGGCCAATCCGTTTGAGACCAAATCCGCCGTGCCGCCGATTGCCCAGGTCGCAGCCGAGGCGGCCAGCCTCAACAGTATGGCCGGGGTCACTGACCGGGTGGCACTGGCGCGGGATCAGGGCGATGCCGCCCGCTGGCGCGAGGCTGAAAAGGACGGCCTGATTGTGCAGATCCTGGCCGTTGCGGACATCGACCAGGATTTCATCCGCCGTGACCGTCTGGTCGAAGACGCCGAAGCCATGGCGGAGCTGCAGGCCTCGATCAAGGAAAACGGCTTGCGGGCGCCTATCGAGGTGGCCAAGACGGAAACCGGCTATGGCCTGATCTCTGGCTTTCGCCGACTGCAGGCCTATCGCGCGCTCGCAACAGGGGATGCGGGCTTTGCCCAGATCCCGGCCTTTGTGCGCGAGGCCGACGCGGGGCAGGCGGCCTATGTTTCCATGGTGGAAGAAAACGAGGTGCGCGCCAACCTCAGCCATTATGAACGCGGGCGCATTGCGGTGTTGGCAAAGGGACAAGAGGTCTTTCCCAGCATTGAGGCCGCGGTGGACGCGCTGTTTGCGGCGGCCTCCAAGGCAAAACGATCCAAGGTGCGCAGCTTTGCCCTGGTGCATGAGGCCCTGGGTGATCTGTTGCAGTTCCCAACCGGGCTGACGGAAAAGGCGGGGCTTGCCCTGGCTACCGCGCTGCGGGATGGGCGCCAAACCCAGTTGCGCGCGGCCCTGGCAGAGGCAGATGTCCAGGACGCCAAATCCGAATGGGCTCTGCTGCAGAAGACACTAAAGGACGCAAGCACAGCGCCGCGTGACAGGTCTCGCGGTGGACGGCCTCAGGAAATCACCCGGCTGCCAAGCCGCGATCTGCCCAAAGGTGGCGCGCTGAGTGCCGAGGTGTCATCCGATGGGCTGCGGATCGAGCTGAAGGGTAGGGTGATCAATGCCGATACGGCAGAGCAGATCCTGAAACTGATCGCCCGTCAGATTGGCTAAGGTCATAGGGCAGCTGCAAAACCGGGGCTGCTATTTCTGGTAGTAGTCCCGGAACCAGGCGACAAAGCGATCAATACCGTCGCGGAAGTTGGTCTGTGGCTGATAGCCGGTCAATTTTTTCAACAGCGTTGCGTCTGCCCAGGTCGCTGGCACGTCGCCGATCTGCATTTCCATGTAGTTGCGAATGGCCTTTTTGCCGAGGCTGGTTTCAATGGCGTCGATGAAATCCAGCAGGCGCACTTTTTCGGAATTGCCGATATTGACCACCCGGTAGGGCGCCACCGGAGATAGGCTGTCGCCTTCCGCAATCTCTTCCTTGCTGGCGGGGCGCTGGGGCACCACGTCGATCAGCAGGCGGATACCGCGCACCAGATCGTCGATATAGGTGAAATCGCGGTACATCTCACCGTGGTTGTAGATGTCGATGGGGCGCTCTTCGAGGATGGCATCGGCAAATTTGTAAAAGGCCAGATCCGGCCGCCCCCAGGGGCCATAGACGGTAAAGAACCTAAACATTGTGGTGGGCAGATCCCAGAGATGCGCATAGGAATGGCCCATGCTCTCGTTTGCCTTTTTGCTGGCGGCATAGATGGTGAGCGGCGCGTCGGTGTGATCCAGCTCGGTAAAGGGCATCACGTCATTGCCACCATACACCGAGGAGGAGGAGGCCATCAGCAGATGGTCGACCTTCAAACGGCGGGCGGCCTCCATCACGTTGAAGGTGCCCATCACATTGGTTTCCAGATAAGATCTAGGGTTTTCAAGGCTGTAGCGCACACCTGCCTGCCCAGCGAGGTGAATGACCACCTGAGGCGCAAATTCATCCGCCATGGCGTCAAATGCTTCCGCGTCTTCCAGCATCGCTTCGGTGGCTGAAAAATTGGGGTGCTGCAACAACATGGCATGGCGGCGCTGTTTCAGGGTGACATCGTAGTATTCGGTCATGCCGTCAAAGCCATGCACACGAAATCCTTCGTCCAGCAGCAGTTTGGCAAGGTGAAAACCGATGAAGCCGGCAGTGCCGGTAACAAGAACGCGTTTCATGTGATGTCTTTAAGTCCTGCGTTCGGGTCGCCAAAGGGGCTGCCCTGGTGATGATGGCGTTGCTATACCACGGCGAACCGCCCTGCGCGAGGGGGCAGGGCGGTCCGATCACACTAGTTTGAAGCCAATGATTTTATTGAACTATCCGGAAAACACCGGGGCGCTTTACCGGTGCTTTCCTGCCAGCGACCAATTGAACGCCGGGTTTTGAAGCCAACCAATCCATCGGCGCCCCCCACATCATGGCCCAGGGCCTCCAGCCCGCGCTGCATCGCCGCAACATCAGATCGGTAGAGCTTGTCGAGGCCCTGCCAGCGGGCAGTGAAATCGCCAACCCCGTATTGGATGCGATCGCCAACATGGCCGACAAACAGCGCATAGAGATCGCTTTTGTTGTAGTCTTTCAGCACGTAAAAATTTGGCGTGACGATAAAGGCGGGGCCATAGCGCCCGGCGGGCATCATCAAAAATCCCTGGCCTGCACGTTCCGCCGCCGGGAAGGGGCGGCCAGATATCCGGGTGATGCCCAAGGCTTCCCAGTCGGCAATGCTGCGGCCCTGATCTGGGCCTTCCAGGCCGCAAGAAACCTTCGCCGGGACATTGACCTCAAAGCCCCAGTCGCGGCCCTTTTGCCAGCCATGTTCCGCCAGGAAATGCCCGATGGACATCAATGTGTCGGCCTCGGAACCCCAAATATCGGCGTGGGTGTCGCCATTGCCGTCGCGGGCATATTTCAGGAAGTTGCTTGGCATAAACTGGGGCTGCCCCAGGGCGCCGGCCCAGCTGCTTTTCATGCTTGCGGCGTTGACGTGGCCAGCCTGGGCGATTTGCAGCGCCGCGATGAGCTCCGCGCTGAAATAGTCTGCGCGGGTGCTCATAAAGGCCTTGGTGCCCAGAACCCGGAACACATTATGGGGGATTTTTGCGCGCCCGTGGGCGCTTTCGCGGCCCCAAATGGCAATTAGGATCCGCCCCGGCACCCCGGTTTCAGTCTCGACTTGGGCAAGGGTTTTGGCATGGGCCTGCAGCATTTTGCGACCCATGGAGGTTGCTCCTGCCAGCCCGCCCGGGCTGAAATATTTGGCGGGGACGCCAAATTCGGCCTGACGTTGCTGTTTTGGCACCTGGGGTGTGCTGCCGGGGGGCACCAGATCGGGCAGATCCCAGTTTAGCGTCACCCCGGAAAACGCGGCTTTAAAGGTCTTGCGGCTGACGCCTGCCGCCTTTGCCTCGGGCCAGATTTCTTGCTGCAGCCAGTCCTGAAACTGGCGCTCCACCTTGGCGCGGTTTAGGGCCGCGGCGGGCAGGGGCAGCAGCCAAAGCACCGCGAGCAAAACAAGAAAACGACTGAACATGATGTAGGCTCCGGCGTGCAAAAGAGAATGTGCACCTGCCAGCCTAGCGGGGTTTGGCAAAAATGCCACCCAGGCCTGGGCGGGTTTCAGCGCAGTTAGGGCACCGCAAACGTAATAACAAAGCAGGCACCGCTGTGGCTGGGCTGAAGGGATATATCGCCGCCATGGACGCTCAGCATATTGCGCAGGATTGTCAGCCCCATGCCGGTGCCGCCTTGGGCGCGTTTGGTGGTGAAAAACGGGTCAAAAACCTGCGCGGCATTGCCGGGGGAGATGCCTTTGCCATCGTCGGTAATCCTGAGCTCCACACCGGTAGACAGTAGCTGAGCCGCAATGACAGCCCCTTGCGCTCCCTGTTCGCGGGCGTTGTTCAGCAGATGGGTGAGGATGATCTGTAACCCGCTTGCCCCGATGGGTAGCGCCAGATCGTGGCCCGCAAGCGCCAGTTGCAGATCGGCAAATTCGCCCTGAAGCCAGGTGTTTACCGCGCTGAGGCTGCTGCTGCCCTGGTGGTTTATTTCACGGGCGCGGGCGACCTCGCGCAGGGCGGTGAGCTGGTCTTCGATCTGGCGCGCGGCTCCGTCGATCTGGGTCAGAAGCTTTTGGTCTTCGCAGGGCAGGGCGGCGCCATCCTCGATCAGCTCTGTCGCGGCACGAATGGCGGAAACCGGGGTTTTGATCTCATGGCTGACGTGGTCGGTAAAGCTGCGGATGGTCATTTCCCGGTTGCGCAGGTGATCTGCCATGTCGATCACGTTTTGGGCCATCTCATGCAGCTCGGCAGTGCCGGAATGATATGGTGGATCAACGGGTTGGCCCTGTTTTCTGCGCACTTCAGCGGTATAGGCGTTGAGGGCGCGAATGGGGGAAAGCAGTAGTCGCACCAGCAGCCAGCCGAGAAATGCGGTCGCGAGGAGGATCAGGGTGCCCAGCAGCGCCGCCGCATTGCGAAAGCCAATTTCCGGCCCCAGATAGCGCAGCGCCACCAAACCGATCAGCGACAGAACCAGCGTGCCTGCTAGCCCACCGCCCAGCACCAGCGCCAGCGAGGGGCGCCACTTTTTTACCAGTTTCCCAGGCATCAAATTACCGGGCATCAGCGCAGCGCCCTAAGCCGGATGCCAACGGCGTGGACGGTCTCGATCAGATCAGTGCCCCCGGCCTGTTCCAGTTTGGCGCGCAGGTTGCGCAGATGGCTGTCCAGGGTGCGATCCGAGACCTGACTGCCAGCCCCCCAGATCTGGGTGATCAGCTCGGCGCGGCTGCGA
The genomic region above belongs to Phaeobacter sp. G2 and contains:
- a CDS encoding ParB/RepB/Spo0J family partition protein, with protein sequence MAKRRRLIAPDASELQELEEGFATKPSANPFETKSAVPPIAQVAAEAASLNSMAGVTDRVALARDQGDAARWREAEKDGLIVQILAVADIDQDFIRRDRLVEDAEAMAELQASIKENGLRAPIEVAKTETGYGLISGFRRLQAYRALATGDAGFAQIPAFVREADAGQAAYVSMVEENEVRANLSHYERGRIAVLAKGQEVFPSIEAAVDALFAAASKAKRSKVRSFALVHEALGDLLQFPTGLTEKAGLALATALRDGRQTQLRAALAEADVQDAKSEWALLQKTLKDASTAPRDRSRGGRPQEITRLPSRDLPKGGALSAEVSSDGLRIELKGRVINADTAEQILKLIARQIG
- a CDS encoding GDP-mannose 4,6-dehydratase, whose product is MKRVLVTGTAGFIGFHLAKLLLDEGFRVHGFDGMTEYYDVTLKQRRHAMLLQHPNFSATEAMLEDAEAFDAMADEFAPQVVIHLAGQAGVRYSLENPRSYLETNVMGTFNVMEAARRLKVDHLLMASSSSVYGGNDVMPFTELDHTDAPLTIYAASKKANESMGHSYAHLWDLPTTMFRFFTVYGPWGRPDLAFYKFADAILEERPIDIYNHGEMYRDFTYIDDLVRGIRLLIDVVPQRPASKEEIAEGDSLSPVAPYRVVNIGNSEKVRLLDFIDAIETSLGKKAIRNYMEMQIGDVPATWADATLLKKLTGYQPQTNFRDGIDRFVAWFRDYYQK
- a CDS encoding lytic murein transglycosylase, whose protein sequence is MFSRFLVLLAVLWLLPLPAAALNRAKVERQFQDWLQQEIWPEAKAAGVSRKTFKAAFSGVTLNWDLPDLVPPGSTPQVPKQQRQAEFGVPAKYFSPGGLAGATSMGRKMLQAHAKTLAQVETETGVPGRILIAIWGRESAHGRAKIPHNVFRVLGTKAFMSTRADYFSAELIAALQIAQAGHVNAASMKSSWAGALGQPQFMPSNFLKYARDGNGDTHADIWGSEADTLMSIGHFLAEHGWQKGRDWGFEVNVPAKVSCGLEGPDQGRSIADWEALGITRISGRPFPAAERAGQGFLMMPAGRYGPAFIVTPNFYVLKDYNKSDLYALFVGHVGDRIQYGVGDFTARWQGLDKLYRSDVAAMQRGLEALGHDVGGADGLVGFKTRRSIGRWQESTGKAPRCFPDSSIKSLASN
- a CDS encoding HAMP domain-containing histidine kinase; its protein translation is MPGNLMPGKLVKKWRPSLALVLGGGLAGTLVLSLIGLVALRYLGPEIGFRNAAALLGTLILLATAFLGWLLVRLLLSPIRALNAYTAEVRRKQGQPVDPPYHSGTAELHEMAQNVIDMADHLRNREMTIRSFTDHVSHEIKTPVSAIRAATELIEDGAALPCEDQKLLTQIDGAARQIEDQLTALREVARAREINHQGSSSLSAVNTWLQGEFADLQLALAGHDLALPIGASGLQIILTHLLNNAREQGAQGAVIAAQLLSTGVELRITDDGKGISPGNAAQVFDPFFTTKRAQGGTGMGLTILRNMLSVHGGDISLQPSHSGACFVITFAVP